One genomic segment of Streptomyces sp. RKND-216 includes these proteins:
- the purU gene encoding formyltetrahydrofolate deformylase — MSEPAPEQFVLTLSCPDRMGIVHAVSSYLFMTGCNIEDSQQFGDHDTGLFFMRVHFSAEPPVTLEKLRASFAAVGDSFRMDWQLHLAEQRMRVVLMVSRFGHCLNDLLFRARSGALPVEIAAVVSNHTDFAELAASHDVPFHHLPVTPETKQQAEAELLRLVEQEGVELVVLARYMQVLSDDLCKALSGRIINIHHSFLPSFKGAKPYHQAHARGVKLIGATAHYVTADLDEGPIIEQEVERVGHEVSPDQLVAVGRDVECQALARAVKWHSEHRVLLNGHRTVVFA, encoded by the coding sequence ATGAGCGAGCCCGCACCCGAACAGTTCGTCCTGACGCTGTCGTGTCCGGACAGGATGGGCATCGTGCACGCGGTGTCCAGCTATCTCTTCATGACCGGCTGCAACATCGAGGACAGCCAGCAGTTCGGGGACCACGACACCGGGCTCTTCTTCATGCGCGTGCACTTCTCCGCCGAGCCGCCGGTGACGCTGGAGAAGCTACGGGCCAGCTTCGCCGCCGTCGGCGACTCCTTTCGTATGGACTGGCAACTGCACCTGGCCGAGCAGCGGATGCGGGTGGTGCTGATGGTCAGCCGTTTCGGCCACTGCCTCAACGACCTGCTGTTCCGGGCCCGCAGCGGTGCGCTGCCGGTCGAGATCGCGGCGGTCGTCTCCAACCACACCGACTTCGCCGAGCTGGCGGCCTCGCACGACGTGCCCTTCCACCACCTCCCCGTCACGCCGGAGACGAAGCAGCAGGCCGAGGCGGAGCTGCTGCGGCTGGTCGAGCAGGAGGGCGTCGAGCTCGTCGTGCTGGCCCGCTACATGCAGGTGCTGTCCGACGACCTCTGCAAGGCGCTTTCGGGCCGGATCATCAACATCCACCACTCCTTCCTGCCGAGCTTCAAGGGCGCGAAGCCGTACCACCAGGCGCACGCGCGCGGGGTCAAGCTGATCGGCGCGACCGCGCACTACGTGACCGCCGACCTCGACGAGGGGCCGATCATCGAGCAGGAGGTGGAACGGGTGGGCCACGAGGTCTCCCCGGACCAACTGGTCGCCGTCGGCCGGGACGTCGAGTGCCAGGCGCTCGCCCGCGCCGTGAAGTGGCACAGCGAGCACCGGGTCCTGCTCAACGGCCACCGCACGGTCGTCTTCGCGTAG
- a CDS encoding sigma-70 family RNA polymerase sigma factor, whose protein sequence is MAQDTPPRWDRKMQQRLARGEAAALGELYDRFAAMVHGLAHRVLDDEPAADRTTREVFLNLWENPGEWNPQEGSLRSWIATVTQRLAADMLRERQRDGTPEQIEEKVRTASAAARADYIVNCMPASLRAALEFAYFQRRDYRQTAERLGVTEDEARRRLRLGLQLLSSAAARSLPARPGGPPGAAPDLGRAG, encoded by the coding sequence ATGGCACAGGACACACCACCGCGCTGGGACCGGAAGATGCAGCAACGGCTGGCGCGGGGCGAGGCGGCGGCCCTCGGCGAGCTGTACGACCGTTTCGCCGCCATGGTGCACGGGCTGGCGCACCGCGTGCTGGACGACGAGCCGGCCGCCGACCGCACCACCCGCGAAGTGTTCCTGAACCTGTGGGAAAACCCCGGCGAGTGGAACCCGCAGGAAGGTTCGCTGCGCTCCTGGATCGCCACCGTCACCCAGCGGCTGGCCGCGGACATGCTCCGCGAGCGGCAGCGGGACGGCACACCCGAACAGATCGAGGAGAAGGTGCGGACCGCCTCCGCGGCCGCCCGTGCCGACTACATCGTGAACTGCATGCCCGCCTCGCTGCGCGCCGCACTCGAATTCGCCTACTTCCAGCGGCGGGACTACCGGCAGACCGCCGAGCGCCTCGGCGTCACGGAGGACGAGGCACGCCGCCGGCTCCGGCTCGGTCTTCAACTGCTCTCGTCGGCGGCCGCGCGGTCTCTCCCGGCCAGGCCCGGCGGGCCACCGGGCGCCGCACCGGACCTCGGGCGGGCCGGATGA
- a CDS encoding ABC transporter substrate-binding protein, whose translation MTARRRFRRFHPRRPCSAAPRSPRHPLRVRLRRYTALAATAALSGPLLTGCGLLPGEARADDETVKVMTWAPQHTHAAAMAGMTAMAQAYARWINTSGGVAGRRLEVLTCDERNDRLAAARCADRAADEDVVAVVGSYSRHGHTFMPPLEGAGIPYLGGFGVADDEFESPLSYPVNGGLPVLAAGNGRQLAAGGCTDVTLVRPDTVGGDQLVPLLDAGLRDGGADAAAPVRDVAAPEDATSYLPSARRALDGAEAATASGAGTPCVTAVLGGRTDTFFDSFRRLAPEDAGVTTASVLGSIRQNLVDSTGGAASSLEGTYATGWYPTADDPRWDPMRRVVRGHAFGDDRIDPDDPGVRTTWIAYTVLRAALEEIGPDTPVTARSLRTALDEGPAFSTGGLTPKLRWQYDDLLSAAEFPRIVNTSVTYQRVRDGRLVSVHDGFVDVEKSLQADDDLG comes from the coding sequence ATGACCGCTCGGAGACGTTTCCGCCGCTTCCATCCCCGACGTCCGTGCAGCGCCGCTCCCCGCTCTCCGCGCCACCCGCTCCGCGTCCGCCTCCGCCGGTACACCGCCCTCGCCGCCACTGCCGCCCTGAGCGGACCGCTGCTCACCGGCTGCGGGCTCCTTCCCGGCGAGGCCCGCGCCGACGACGAGACGGTGAAGGTGATGACCTGGGCCCCGCAGCACACCCACGCCGCCGCCATGGCCGGCATGACGGCCATGGCCCAGGCGTACGCCCGCTGGATCAACACCTCCGGCGGTGTCGCCGGGCGCCGCCTGGAGGTGCTGACCTGCGACGAGCGCAACGACCGCCTGGCGGCCGCGCGGTGCGCCGACCGGGCGGCCGACGAGGACGTGGTCGCCGTCGTCGGCTCGTACAGCAGGCACGGGCACACCTTCATGCCGCCACTGGAGGGTGCCGGCATCCCCTACCTCGGCGGCTTCGGGGTCGCCGACGACGAGTTCGAAAGCCCGCTCTCCTACCCCGTCAACGGCGGCCTGCCGGTCCTGGCCGCCGGCAACGGGCGGCAGCTCGCCGCGGGCGGCTGCACCGACGTCACCCTGGTCCGCCCCGACACCGTCGGCGGGGACCAGCTCGTCCCGCTGCTCGACGCCGGCCTGCGGGACGGCGGCGCCGACGCGGCCGCGCCGGTCCGGGACGTCGCCGCGCCGGAGGACGCGACGTCCTACCTGCCCTCCGCCCGGCGCGCCCTGGACGGCGCGGAGGCGGCCACCGCCTCCGGTGCCGGAACGCCGTGTGTCACGGCCGTCCTGGGCGGCCGTACGGACACGTTCTTCGACTCCTTCCGGCGGCTCGCGCCCGAGGACGCGGGCGTCACCACCGCCTCGGTACTGGGCAGCATCCGGCAGAACCTCGTGGACAGCACGGGCGGCGCCGCCAGTTCACTGGAGGGGACCTACGCCACCGGCTGGTACCCGACCGCCGACGACCCCCGCTGGGACCCGATGCGGCGGGTGGTGCGCGGACACGCCTTCGGCGACGACCGGATCGACCCCGACGACCCCGGCGTCCGCACGACATGGATCGCCTACACCGTGCTGCGGGCCGCGCTGGAGGAGATCGGTCCGGACACCCCGGTCACCGCCCGCTCACTGCGCACGGCCCTCGACGAGGGCCCGGCCTTCTCCACCGGCGGACTGACACCGAAGCTGCGCTGGCAGTACGACGACCTGCTGTCGGCCGCCGAGTTCCCGCGGATCGTCAACACCTCGGTGACCTACCAGCGCGTGCGGGACGGGCGGCTGGTCTCCGTGCACGACGGATTCGTGGACGTGGAGAAGTCCCTCCAGGCAGACGACGACCTGGGATGA
- a CDS encoding helix-turn-helix domain-containing protein yields the protein MTVFTHDGRHRVAVLVRHGVLPLELGLVHQLFGAARDPRSGDRLYEVLTCAVAPGLVRTDADFPVLVEHGTQILTEADTVVVPASHEEDGVSGVLSEPLRAALSRIGPGTRLASVCTGAFVLAAAGRLDGRPAATHWKSVDRFRELHPRVRLDPDVLYTDDGDVLTSAGEAAGIDLCLHIIRRDHGAAVAADVARTTVVPPHREGGQAQYVPRPVADPGRRAATGAARAWALARLDRPLALRELAEQEGMSVRTFSRRFREEVGVTPGRWLTQRRVERARQLLEETDLPVDRVAADAGFGTGANLRQHFQAAVGVPPSAYRVTFRGTAGTGPAASGTATVSEAG from the coding sequence ATGACGGTCTTCACCCACGACGGCAGGCACCGCGTCGCGGTGTTGGTGCGGCACGGGGTGCTGCCGTTGGAGCTGGGCCTGGTGCACCAGCTGTTCGGCGCCGCACGCGACCCGCGCTCCGGTGACCGCCTGTACGAGGTGCTGACCTGCGCCGTCGCACCCGGACTGGTGCGCACGGACGCCGACTTCCCGGTGCTGGTGGAGCACGGAACGCAGATCCTGACCGAGGCGGACACCGTCGTCGTCCCCGCCTCGCACGAGGAGGACGGCGTCTCGGGGGTGCTGAGCGAGCCGCTGCGTGCGGCGCTGTCGCGGATCGGGCCGGGCACTCGGCTGGCGTCGGTGTGCACCGGCGCCTTCGTCCTGGCCGCCGCAGGGCGGCTCGACGGCCGGCCCGCGGCGACGCACTGGAAGTCGGTGGACCGCTTCCGGGAGCTGCACCCGCGGGTGCGGCTCGATCCCGACGTGCTCTACACCGACGACGGCGACGTGCTCACCTCCGCCGGGGAGGCGGCGGGCATCGACCTGTGCCTGCACATCATCCGCCGCGACCACGGTGCGGCGGTGGCCGCCGATGTCGCGCGGACCACGGTGGTGCCGCCGCACCGGGAGGGCGGGCAGGCGCAGTACGTGCCCCGTCCCGTGGCCGACCCCGGACGGCGCGCCGCCACCGGCGCGGCCCGGGCCTGGGCGCTGGCCCGCCTGGACCGGCCGCTCGCGCTGCGCGAGCTGGCGGAGCAGGAAGGGATGAGCGTCCGGACGTTCAGCCGCCGCTTCCGTGAGGAGGTCGGCGTGACTCCGGGGCGGTGGCTCACGCAGCGCCGCGTGGAGCGCGCACGGCAACTCCTGGAGGAGACGGACCTGCCCGTCGACCGGGTCGCCGCCGACGCGGGTTTCGGCACGGGCGCGAACCTGCGGCAGCACTTCCAGGCCGCGGTCGGCGTGCCTCCGAGCGCGTACCGCGTCACCTTCCGCGGCACGGCAGGCACGGGGCCGGCGGCCTCGGGCACGGCCACGGTGTCCGAGGCCGGGTGA
- a CDS encoding zf-HC2 domain-containing protein, whose amino-acid sequence MNGPDAPNGQDPQEPDGSSGLPRVPPPRTAAEDGAWPPDPAALPPPRPENPGPAAPRSGGPVPPDAAPPRLAPLNAGPVPHGYSHGLLKSLLGAWALAACSAEETAAVEAHLTDCTGCADEALRLRDAVGLLHPEDGLDLDPMLRSEVLEGCLSRRPARIPVPEWATPYDAETARLDALLHDLAEVEWRAPVRLRWFDGLRHAERTTTVGGVLGHLSVVDGTVAATLGLPDPLHPEALRADARPSARTDPTARTEASWRTEPAARRARGQWRDQRHALIRTVSFGGDRTPGLPVPYGDFSLPMRDAFLDRAFECWVHAGDIADAIDYPYGPPAAPHLWRMLDLAARLLPVSLAARRRAGLASPARTLGAAGAPGRSLHLEVEGPGGGDWYVPLDSPGATGSPEHAVAHVALDGLEFCQLAAGHVAPEEAAAGHDGDREAVRDVLFAAASLSRM is encoded by the coding sequence ATGAACGGCCCCGACGCGCCGAACGGCCAGGATCCGCAGGAGCCGGACGGCTCCTCCGGTCTGCCGCGGGTGCCCCCGCCGCGCACCGCCGCCGAGGACGGCGCCTGGCCCCCGGACCCCGCGGCCCTGCCGCCACCCCGTCCGGAGAATCCGGGACCTGCGGCGCCTCGGAGCGGAGGGCCGGTGCCCCCCGACGCCGCGCCGCCCCGCCTCGCGCCGCTCAACGCGGGCCCGGTGCCGCACGGTTACAGCCACGGCCTGCTCAAGTCGCTTCTCGGCGCGTGGGCGCTCGCCGCCTGCTCGGCGGAGGAGACCGCGGCCGTCGAGGCACACCTGACCGACTGCACGGGCTGCGCGGACGAGGCGCTGCGGCTGCGCGACGCCGTGGGCCTGCTGCACCCCGAGGACGGACTGGACCTCGACCCGATGCTGCGCTCGGAGGTGCTGGAGGGCTGCCTGAGCCGCCGCCCCGCCCGGATACCCGTGCCCGAGTGGGCCACCCCGTACGACGCGGAGACCGCGCGGCTGGACGCGCTGCTGCACGACCTGGCCGAGGTGGAATGGCGCGCCCCGGTGCGGCTGCGCTGGTTCGACGGCCTCCGGCACGCCGAACGCACCACGACCGTCGGCGGCGTGCTCGGACACCTGAGCGTGGTCGACGGCACGGTGGCGGCCACGCTCGGGCTGCCCGACCCGCTGCACCCGGAAGCGTTGCGCGCCGACGCCCGGCCGTCCGCGCGTACCGACCCCACCGCGCGCACGGAGGCCTCCTGGCGCACGGAACCGGCGGCCCGGCGGGCCCGCGGGCAGTGGCGCGACCAGCGCCACGCATTGATCCGCACCGTGTCCTTCGGCGGCGACCGCACCCCCGGACTGCCGGTGCCCTACGGGGACTTCTCGCTGCCGATGCGGGACGCCTTCCTCGACCGCGCCTTCGAGTGCTGGGTACACGCGGGCGACATCGCAGACGCCATCGACTATCCGTACGGACCTCCGGCCGCGCCACACCTGTGGCGGATGCTCGATCTCGCCGCGCGGCTGCTCCCCGTCTCGCTGGCCGCCCGCCGCCGGGCCGGACTCGCCTCCCCCGCCCGCACGCTCGGCGCGGCCGGCGCGCCCGGCCGCTCCCTGCACCTGGAGGTGGAGGGCCCGGGCGGCGGCGACTGGTACGTGCCGCTGGACTCGCCGGGAGCAACCGGCTCGCCCGAGCACGCGGTGGCCCACGTCGCGCTGGACGGGCTGGAGTTCTGCCAGCTCGCGGCGGGCCACGTGGCGCCCGAGGAGGCCGCTGCGGGCCACGACGGCGACCGGGAGGCCGTCCGTGACGTCCTGTTCGCCGCGGCCTCCCTGTCCCGCATGTGA
- a CDS encoding NAD(P)H-dependent oxidoreductase, with product MNVLWIYAHPEQRSLNGALRAEGLRALAADGHAVRESDLYAMDFKPVVEAADFHRASCERLFVGAEQERAYRTGKLADDIRAEQDKLAWADTLVLQFPLWWFGPPAILKGWFDRVLVQGFAFGVRDAEGRTRRYGDGGLAGRRALVVTSVGARASSFGPRGIHGALDEVLWPVLHGTLWYTGMAPLRPYVVHSADRATPAEADAHAAALADRLRGLPGEQPLAYRHEAGTDYDADLVLHADRAPGRVGLGAHVVPPRA from the coding sequence ATGAACGTGCTGTGGATCTACGCCCATCCCGAGCAGCGCTCGCTGAACGGCGCCCTGCGCGCCGAAGGACTCCGCGCCCTGGCGGCCGACGGCCACGCGGTACGGGAATCCGACCTGTACGCGATGGACTTCAAGCCGGTCGTCGAGGCGGCCGATTTTCACCGCGCGTCGTGCGAGCGGTTGTTCGTCGGCGCCGAGCAGGAGCGCGCGTACCGCACCGGCAAGCTCGCCGACGACATCCGGGCGGAACAGGACAAGCTCGCCTGGGCGGACACGCTGGTCCTCCAGTTCCCGCTGTGGTGGTTCGGGCCGCCGGCGATCCTGAAGGGCTGGTTCGACCGGGTGCTGGTGCAGGGCTTCGCGTTCGGCGTCCGGGACGCGGAAGGCCGTACCCGCCGCTACGGTGACGGCGGCCTGGCGGGCCGGCGGGCACTGGTCGTCACCTCCGTGGGCGCCCGCGCATCGAGCTTCGGTCCGCGCGGCATCCACGGCGCGCTCGACGAGGTGCTGTGGCCGGTGCTGCACGGCACCCTCTGGTACACCGGCATGGCCCCGCTGCGCCCGTACGTCGTGCACAGCGCGGACCGTGCGACGCCCGCAGAGGCGGACGCCCACGCCGCGGCACTGGCGGACCGCCTCCGCGGCCTGCCCGGCGAGCAGCCCCTCGCCTACCGGCACGAGGCGGGCACGGACTACGACGCCGACCTGGTCCTGCACGCCGACCGCGCCCCGGGCCGCGTCGGGCTCGGAGCGCATGTCGTGCCGCCGCGCGCGTGA
- a CDS encoding MerR family transcriptional regulator, translated as MEWPIQEVARSAGITSRALRHYDDIGLLKPTRVGHGGQRHYDGEALVRLQRILLLRELGLSLTAIADVLAGQRDTEGALRTHLRLLEQERERLDRQIRSVRTTLTKTQGGESLMPDEVLDGFDHTQYKDEVTERWGKEAYEQGDRWWRGLSDEEKRDFKQRQFDIARDYARAHAEGLAPDGEEAQAITRRHYDWVAGGWQGRWPTAEQFTGLGRMYVADPRFTANYDVHGEGTAQFICEAMEVFAERNL; from the coding sequence ATGGAGTGGCCCATTCAGGAGGTGGCGCGGTCGGCGGGGATCACCAGCCGGGCACTGCGCCACTACGACGACATCGGCCTGCTCAAGCCCACCCGCGTCGGGCACGGCGGTCAGCGCCACTACGACGGCGAGGCGCTCGTACGGCTTCAGCGCATCCTGCTCCTGCGAGAGCTTGGGCTGAGCCTGACGGCGATTGCCGACGTGCTGGCGGGGCAGCGCGACACCGAGGGCGCGCTGCGCACGCACCTGCGCCTGCTGGAGCAGGAACGGGAACGGCTGGACCGCCAGATCCGGTCCGTCCGCACGACGCTCACCAAGACACAGGGAGGCGAATCACTCATGCCGGACGAGGTTCTGGACGGGTTCGACCACACGCAGTACAAGGACGAGGTCACCGAGCGCTGGGGCAAGGAGGCGTACGAGCAGGGCGACCGCTGGTGGCGCGGGCTCTCGGACGAGGAGAAGCGCGACTTCAAGCAGCGGCAGTTCGACATCGCTCGCGACTACGCCCGTGCGCACGCCGAGGGCCTCGCGCCCGACGGGGAGGAGGCCCAGGCCATCACCCGGCGCCACTACGACTGGGTGGCGGGGGGCTGGCAGGGACGGTGGCCGACGGCCGAGCAGTTCACCGGTCTCGGCCGGATGTACGTCGCCGACCCGCGCTTCACCGCGAACTACGACGTGCACGGAGAGGGCACTGCGCAGTTCATCTGCGAGGCGATGGAGGTCTTCGCCGAGCGGAACCTGTAA
- a CDS encoding amino acid permease, whose product MNTVGAAAGAGGLKRRLGVLDAVVIGLGSMIGAGIFAALGPAADAAGSGLLLALALAAIVAYCNALSSARLAALYPQSGGTYVYGRMRLGEFWGYLAGWAFVVGKTASCAAMALTIGAYLWPDHAHAVGVVAVVALTAVNYVGVQKSALLARIIVSLVLAVLVTAVVTALTSSPADTTRLDIGAHAGVGGVLQAAGLLFFAFAGYARIATLGEEVRDPARTIPRAIPLALGITLAVYALVATATLAVLGPAGLAGATAPLSDAAQAAGADWLVPVVRAGAAVAALGSLLALILGVSRTTLAMSRDGHLPHTLSAVHPRFGIPHHAEIAVGALVALLVATTDVRGAIGFSSFGVLAYYAVANASAWTLTPEEGSPRRLIPLIGLTGCATLAFALPLSAVISGAAVLILGAVIYGLRTAGTKNSRH is encoded by the coding sequence ATGAACACGGTGGGGGCCGCTGCGGGCGCGGGCGGGCTGAAGCGCCGCCTGGGAGTTCTCGACGCCGTGGTGATCGGCTTGGGCTCCATGATCGGGGCCGGGATCTTCGCGGCCCTCGGCCCGGCGGCCGACGCCGCCGGCTCCGGCCTCCTGCTCGCCTTGGCTCTCGCCGCCATCGTGGCGTACTGCAATGCGCTCTCCTCCGCACGGCTGGCCGCCCTCTACCCGCAGTCCGGTGGTACCTACGTCTACGGCCGGATGCGCCTGGGTGAATTCTGGGGCTATCTGGCCGGCTGGGCGTTCGTCGTCGGCAAGACCGCCTCCTGCGCGGCGATGGCCCTCACCATCGGCGCCTACCTCTGGCCCGACCATGCCCATGCGGTGGGCGTGGTCGCCGTGGTGGCACTGACCGCGGTGAACTACGTCGGCGTGCAGAAGTCCGCCCTCCTTGCCCGCATCATCGTCTCGCTCGTCCTGGCCGTGCTCGTCACCGCAGTCGTCACCGCCCTGACCTCCAGCCCCGCGGACACCACACGGCTGGACATCGGCGCCCACGCCGGCGTCGGCGGGGTGCTCCAGGCCGCGGGACTGCTGTTCTTCGCCTTCGCCGGATACGCGCGTATCGCCACTCTCGGCGAAGAAGTCCGCGACCCTGCCCGCACCATCCCGCGCGCCATCCCGCTCGCGCTCGGCATCACCCTCGCCGTCTATGCCCTCGTCGCCACCGCCACCCTCGCGGTGCTCGGCCCGGCCGGACTGGCAGGCGCCACCGCCCCGCTGTCCGACGCCGCCCAGGCGGCCGGCGCCGACTGGCTCGTGCCCGTCGTCCGTGCAGGTGCCGCTGTCGCCGCGCTCGGCTCCCTGCTCGCGCTGATCCTCGGCGTGTCCCGGACCACTCTGGCCATGTCCCGTGACGGGCACCTGCCCCACACGTTGTCCGCCGTCCACCCCCGCTTCGGCATTCCCCACCACGCCGAAATCGCCGTCGGTGCCCTCGTCGCCCTGCTCGTCGCGACGACCGACGTACGCGGCGCCATCGGCTTCTCCTCCTTCGGAGTCCTGGCCTACTACGCCGTGGCCAACGCCTCCGCCTGGACCCTCACCCCCGAGGAAGGCAGCCCCCGCCGCCTCATTCCCCTCATCGGCCTCACCGGCTGCGCAACCCTTGCTTTCGCCCTGCCCCTCAGCGCCGTCATCTCCGGCGCCGCAGTCCTCATCCTCGGGGCCGTCATCTACGGCCTGCGAACAGCCGGGACCAAGAACTCCCGCCACTGA
- a CDS encoding NAD(P)/FAD-dependent oxidoreductase has product MHMSGQAHPVHVVGAGPGGLATAAALQRRGIRTVVLEKSPSVGASWRSHYDRLRLHTTRRWSALPGLPIPRSYGRWVARDDLVRYLESYADHHRIELAAGVEVDRIDHDGGGDGATWTLHANGGRKLSAAAVVVATGYNHTARLPEWPGRQSFTGELLHASRYRNATPYAGQDVLVVGVGNTGAEIAVDLVEGGAARVRLAVRTPPHIVRRSTLGWPAQANGVLCRRLPTGMVDAMAARMARLAIPDLEPYGLPRPEAGLYTRAREGAIPVQDVGLIKAIRKRRVEVVAAVESFDAGKVTLADGASLTPDVVIAATGYTRGLTPLVGHLGVLDATGRPLAHGARTHPDAPGLFFTGYTNPLSGMLRELSRDADRIARTIARRAT; this is encoded by the coding sequence ATGCACATGTCCGGACAAGCCCACCCCGTCCACGTCGTCGGCGCAGGGCCCGGCGGCCTGGCGACCGCCGCGGCGCTCCAGCGGCGCGGCATACGCACCGTCGTGCTGGAGAAGTCCCCCTCGGTGGGCGCCTCCTGGCGCTCCCACTACGACCGGCTGCGCCTGCACACCACGCGCCGCTGGTCCGCGCTGCCCGGACTGCCCATCCCCCGCTCGTACGGCCGCTGGGTCGCCCGCGACGACCTTGTGCGGTACCTCGAGTCGTACGCCGACCACCACCGGATCGAGCTCGCGGCCGGCGTCGAGGTCGACCGCATCGACCACGACGGCGGCGGTGACGGCGCCACCTGGACGCTGCACGCCAACGGCGGGCGCAAGCTCTCCGCCGCCGCCGTCGTCGTGGCCACCGGCTACAACCACACGGCCCGGCTCCCCGAGTGGCCCGGCCGCCAGTCCTTCACCGGCGAACTCCTGCACGCCTCCCGCTACCGCAACGCCACGCCGTACGCGGGGCAGGACGTGCTGGTCGTGGGCGTCGGCAACACCGGCGCCGAGATAGCCGTCGACCTCGTCGAGGGCGGCGCGGCCCGGGTACGCCTCGCCGTGCGCACCCCGCCGCACATCGTGCGGCGTTCCACACTGGGCTGGCCCGCCCAGGCGAACGGTGTCCTCTGCCGCCGTCTCCCGACCGGCATGGTCGACGCGATGGCCGCCCGCATGGCGCGCCTCGCCATCCCCGACCTCGAGCCGTACGGTCTGCCCCGCCCCGAGGCCGGCCTCTACACCCGCGCCCGGGAGGGCGCGATCCCCGTCCAGGACGTCGGTCTCATCAAGGCGATACGCAAACGGCGCGTCGAAGTCGTCGCCGCCGTGGAGTCGTTCGACGCCGGCAAGGTCACCCTGGCCGACGGCGCCTCGCTCACGCCCGACGTCGTCATCGCCGCCACCGGCTACACCCGCGGCCTCACCCCGCTGGTCGGCCACCTCGGCGTACTCGACGCCACCGGCCGCCCCCTCGCTCACGGCGCCCGCACCCACCCCGACGCCCCCGGCCTCTTCTTCACCGGCTACACCAACCCGCTCAGCGGCATGCTCCGCGAACTCTCCCGCGACGCCGACCGCATCGCCCGCACCATCGCCCGCCGAGCGACCTGA
- a CDS encoding ATP-binding protein: MRVMQVRLEIGADPAEVGRARRWARERLAGCGLAGCGLAGDDEQLAETVVLLVSELVTNAVVHTGRPAELSMSLTDGGPEPDAAGGPHGSGSGGALRVEVCDGSRTAPLPRHAEGEDTGGRGLELVSGLADRWGWRLEGGGKRVWCEFDRVPGPAPAEHADARAYGCGRTADAPVPPRPRGPSGGRPRTEGAPVGAG; this comes from the coding sequence GTGCGTGTGATGCAGGTCCGATTGGAGATCGGGGCGGATCCGGCCGAGGTCGGGCGTGCCCGCAGGTGGGCCCGTGAGCGGCTGGCCGGCTGCGGGCTCGCGGGCTGCGGGCTCGCGGGAGACGACGAGCAGCTCGCGGAAACGGTCGTGCTGCTGGTCTCCGAGCTGGTCACCAATGCCGTGGTGCACACCGGCCGCCCGGCCGAGCTGAGCATGTCCCTCACCGACGGCGGCCCCGAGCCGGACGCCGCAGGCGGCCCGCACGGCAGTGGGTCCGGGGGCGCGCTGCGGGTCGAGGTCTGCGACGGCAGCCGCACGGCCCCGCTGCCCCGTCACGCCGAGGGCGAGGACACCGGCGGCCGGGGGCTGGAGCTCGTCTCCGGCCTTGCCGACCGCTGGGGCTGGCGACTCGAGGGGGGCGGGAAGCGCGTCTGGTGCGAGTTCGACCGCGTCCCGGGCCCCGCCCCGGCCGAACATGCCGACGCGCGAGCGTACGGCTGTGGTCGGACGGCGGACGCGCCCGTGCCGCCCCGGCCGCGCGGTCCGTCAGGCGGGCGCCCCCGCACGGAAGGTGCGCCGGTAGGCGCAGGGTGA
- a CDS encoding STAS domain-containing protein: MSLKVVEEKRGEWTVLRVSGEMDLVTSPAVRQHVHDAVADGRHSLVLDLSDVLFCDSSGVGVLIASRRLMRSCAGRLRLILPAQGAEDGSHVNRVLAALGVRRLFDCYPDLAAATGRTAAADRPLSA; encoded by the coding sequence GTGTCGTTGAAGGTGGTGGAGGAGAAGCGAGGTGAGTGGACCGTCCTGCGCGTCTCCGGCGAGATGGACCTGGTGACCTCACCCGCCGTGCGGCAGCACGTCCACGACGCGGTGGCCGACGGGCGGCACAGTCTGGTCCTCGACCTCTCCGACGTCCTCTTCTGCGACTCCAGCGGCGTGGGTGTGCTCATCGCCTCGCGTCGGCTGATGCGCTCCTGCGCGGGCCGGCTGCGGCTGATCCTGCCGGCGCAGGGCGCCGAGGACGGCTCACACGTCAACCGTGTGCTGGCCGCGCTGGGTGTGCGCCGCCTCTTCGACTGCTACCCCGACCTCGCGGCCGCCACCGGCCGTACGGCAGCCGCGGACCGCCCGCTGTCCGCCTGA